A genomic stretch from Tenrec ecaudatus isolate mTenEca1 chromosome X, mTenEca1.hap1, whole genome shotgun sequence includes:
- the LOC142434625 gene encoding CD99 antigen-like, which produces MARAALLLLLLLPGLLLPAPARGQGELDLSDALDDGDMKPTARPPKKPGTGDDFNLEDALGGGGHNEPAKPYPPKPKPDPNPRQPSPPGSNKDLSDADLYDGIPAGGGAAGGGAGGGGGGSPRDDGEQQADSPGLISGIVGAAVVALAGAVSSFIAYQKKRLCFKENGEQSDLNMESQQGGNPKTPAEHSLLQKA; this is translated from the exons ATGGCGCGCGccgcgctgctgctgctgctgctgctgcccggcCTCCTGCTGCCCGCGCCCGCCCGCG GTCAAGGTGAACTGGACCTGTCTGATGCCCTGGACG ATGGCGACATGAAGCCCACTGCCCGTCCACCCAAGAAGCCCGGCACAG GCGATGACTTCAACTTGGAGGATGCCCTTGGTGGCGGGGGACACA ACGAGCCCGCGAAGCCGTACCCCCCGAAACCAAAGCCCGACCCCAACCCTCGCCAGCCGAGCCCGCCCGGATCCAACA AGGACTTGTCGGACGCGGACCTTTACGACGGAATCCCGGCCGGAGGAGgagctgcaggaggcggtgcaggTGGAG GTGGAGGTGGGAGCCCCAGAGACGACGGGGAGCAGCAGG CCGACTCCCCGGGGCTCATCTCCGGGATCGTGGGGGCCGCCGTGGTCGCGCTGGCCGGCGCCGTGTCCAGCTTCATCGCGTACCAGAAGAAGCGGCTGTGCTTTAAGGAGAACG GGGAGCAGAGTGACCTCAACATGGAGAGCCAGCAAGGGGGGAATCCCAAGACACCAG CTGAACACAGTCTGCTACAGAAAGCCTAG